A single genomic interval of Corylus avellana chromosome ca10, CavTom2PMs-1.0 harbors:
- the LOC132163616 gene encoding zinc finger protein JACKDAW-like isoform X1 has protein sequence MMSEGGLCVPSTVRGFVQEPNTNPNPNRNSNPVKKKRSLPGTPDPDAEVIAMSPKSLMATNRFICEICNKGFQRDQNLQLHRRGHNLPWKLRQRTNKEVRKKVYVCPEKTCVHHDPSRALGDLTGIKKHFSRKHGEKRWKCEKCSKKYAVQSDWKAHSKICGTREYKCDCGTLFSRKDSFITHRAFCDALAEENARFSSSVSAANPIFKNDLINGNISNPTLPGMIPQFSSSFQPEFAANTQFNPVGIANNSNAYLSSLPELSPTASMNIFGSSSHSQAQWLNKYPEAASFGAPNLSMSSLPRGGGLKEEEESEGNLYSNNQNIHQQGAAAHMSATALLQKAAQMGSTRSNPIFNASSFRLMSSSNSTRSHDEVEKFFRQQNQTENLNGLMSSNSSSFLANTKDLEHMLVQDKAVISSGSGRLHASQNETRDFLGVGEDASRPFFQQELAKFASMGAAMDLRQYGRHQR, from the exons ATGATGTCTGAAGGTGGGCTTTGTGTTCCTTCCACAGTGAGAGGGTTTGTTCAAGAACCGAAcacaaaccctaaccctaatcgTAATTCAAATCCtgtcaagaaaaagagaagtttACCAGGAACACCAG ATCCGGATGCAGAAGTCATAGCCATGTCACCAAAATCTCTAATGGCGACAAATCGGTTCATATGTGAAATTTGCAACAAGGGTTTTCAGAGGGACCAGAACCTGCAGCTTCACCGGCGCGGTCACAATCTTCCATGGAAGCTTCGGCAAAGGACAAACAAGGAAGTTCGGAAAAAGGTGTACGTTTGCCCGGAGAAGACGTGCGTCCACCACGATCCGTCGAGGGCGCTGGGCGACCTCACCggaataaaaaaacacttcagCAGAAAGCACGGCGAGAAGAGGTGGAAGTGTGAGAAGTGTTCCAAGAAATATGCGGTGCAGTCAGATTGGAAGGCCCATAGCAAGATTTGTGGGACTAGGGAGTACAAATGTGACTGTGGCACTCTCTTTtcaag GAAGGATAGCTTCATAACGCACAGAGCTTTTTGTGATGCTTTGGCTGAAGAAAATGCAAGGTTTAGTTCATCAGTTTCAGCTGCAAATCCAATCTTCAAAAACGATTTGATTAATGGGAATATTTCCAATCCAACGCTACCAGGAATGATCCCCCAATTTTCCTCATCATTTCAACCAGAATTTGCAGCCAATACGCAGTTCAACCCAGTTGGGATTGCCAATAATTCTAATGCTTACTTGTCGAGCTTGCCTGAATTGTCTCCCACGGCATCCATGAATATTTTTGGATCGAGCTCTCACTCTCAGGCGCAGTGGTTAAACAAGTACCCAGAAGCAGCATCCTTTGGAGCTCCCAATCTCTCTATGTCTTCATTGCCAAGGGGAGGAGGATtaaaggaggaagaagagagCGAAGGAAATTTGTATTCTAATAACCAGAATATTCACCAGCAAGGCGCAGCAGCTCACATGTCAGCCACAGCACTTTTGCAGAAAGCAGCCCAAATGGGATCAACAAGGAGCAACCCAATATTCAACGCCTCCTCTTTCAGATTGATGAGCTCATCAAACAGTACTAGAAGTCATGATGAAGTTGAGAAATTTTTCAGGCAACAGAATCAAACTGAGAACTTGAATGGGTTGATGAGTTCAAACTCGAGCTCATTTTTGGCCAACACCAAGGATTTGGAACACATGCTTGTGCAAGACAAAGCAGTAATTTCATCAGGATCAGGAAGGCTCCACGCCAGTCAAAATGAAACTAGAGATTTTCTTGGTGTTGGAGAAGATGCAAGCAGGCCTTTCTTTCAGCAAGAGCTAGCCAAGTTTGCTTCAATGGGTGCAGCCATGGATTTGCGCCAATACGGCCGCCATCAAAGATGA
- the LOC132163616 gene encoding zinc finger protein JACKDAW-like isoform X2 gives MRGFVQEPNTNPNPNRNSNPVKKKRSLPGTPDPDAEVIAMSPKSLMATNRFICEICNKGFQRDQNLQLHRRGHNLPWKLRQRTNKEVRKKVYVCPEKTCVHHDPSRALGDLTGIKKHFSRKHGEKRWKCEKCSKKYAVQSDWKAHSKICGTREYKCDCGTLFSRKDSFITHRAFCDALAEENARFSSSVSAANPIFKNDLINGNISNPTLPGMIPQFSSSFQPEFAANTQFNPVGIANNSNAYLSSLPELSPTASMNIFGSSSHSQAQWLNKYPEAASFGAPNLSMSSLPRGGGLKEEEESEGNLYSNNQNIHQQGAAAHMSATALLQKAAQMGSTRSNPIFNASSFRLMSSSNSTRSHDEVEKFFRQQNQTENLNGLMSSNSSSFLANTKDLEHMLVQDKAVISSGSGRLHASQNETRDFLGVGEDASRPFFQQELAKFASMGAAMDLRQYGRHQR, from the exons a TGAGAGGGTTTGTTCAAGAACCGAAcacaaaccctaaccctaatcgTAATTCAAATCCtgtcaagaaaaagagaagtttACCAGGAACACCAG ATCCGGATGCAGAAGTCATAGCCATGTCACCAAAATCTCTAATGGCGACAAATCGGTTCATATGTGAAATTTGCAACAAGGGTTTTCAGAGGGACCAGAACCTGCAGCTTCACCGGCGCGGTCACAATCTTCCATGGAAGCTTCGGCAAAGGACAAACAAGGAAGTTCGGAAAAAGGTGTACGTTTGCCCGGAGAAGACGTGCGTCCACCACGATCCGTCGAGGGCGCTGGGCGACCTCACCggaataaaaaaacacttcagCAGAAAGCACGGCGAGAAGAGGTGGAAGTGTGAGAAGTGTTCCAAGAAATATGCGGTGCAGTCAGATTGGAAGGCCCATAGCAAGATTTGTGGGACTAGGGAGTACAAATGTGACTGTGGCACTCTCTTTtcaag GAAGGATAGCTTCATAACGCACAGAGCTTTTTGTGATGCTTTGGCTGAAGAAAATGCAAGGTTTAGTTCATCAGTTTCAGCTGCAAATCCAATCTTCAAAAACGATTTGATTAATGGGAATATTTCCAATCCAACGCTACCAGGAATGATCCCCCAATTTTCCTCATCATTTCAACCAGAATTTGCAGCCAATACGCAGTTCAACCCAGTTGGGATTGCCAATAATTCTAATGCTTACTTGTCGAGCTTGCCTGAATTGTCTCCCACGGCATCCATGAATATTTTTGGATCGAGCTCTCACTCTCAGGCGCAGTGGTTAAACAAGTACCCAGAAGCAGCATCCTTTGGAGCTCCCAATCTCTCTATGTCTTCATTGCCAAGGGGAGGAGGATtaaaggaggaagaagagagCGAAGGAAATTTGTATTCTAATAACCAGAATATTCACCAGCAAGGCGCAGCAGCTCACATGTCAGCCACAGCACTTTTGCAGAAAGCAGCCCAAATGGGATCAACAAGGAGCAACCCAATATTCAACGCCTCCTCTTTCAGATTGATGAGCTCATCAAACAGTACTAGAAGTCATGATGAAGTTGAGAAATTTTTCAGGCAACAGAATCAAACTGAGAACTTGAATGGGTTGATGAGTTCAAACTCGAGCTCATTTTTGGCCAACACCAAGGATTTGGAACACATGCTTGTGCAAGACAAAGCAGTAATTTCATCAGGATCAGGAAGGCTCCACGCCAGTCAAAATGAAACTAGAGATTTTCTTGGTGTTGGAGAAGATGCAAGCAGGCCTTTCTTTCAGCAAGAGCTAGCCAAGTTTGCTTCAATGGGTGCAGCCATGGATTTGCGCCAATACGGCCGCCATCAAAGATGA